The nucleotide window GAACTTGGGTCCATGAAGGAAAAGGAAGAGCTGGCCGCCTATACGGTGTTGGGCCTGGAACCCTATCGTTATCTAGCGTTGCCCCGCTTTGTCGCCTTCATTACCATGATTCCTTGCTTGACCATTATTTCCAATGCCCTGGCTATTATCGGGGGCTGGATCGTCTGCGTTCTTGGCCTGGACATTACGACGTATACCTATGTAACTGGCATGCAGTACCTGTTTGATCCCATGGATCTTTGGTCTGGCGTGCTCAAGTCCTTTGTTTTTGGTACATTGATTTTCTTGTTGGGATATTACCATGGCATTAATGCAAAGGCTGGCGCTAAGGGCGTTGGTGTTGCTACCATGAGCGTGGTGGTTTCCAGTTGCTTGATGATTTTGATTTCTGACTTTGTGGTAGACGCAGTTCTATTCTTCTAGGTAAGCTATGCCAAACGTAAAGATCGACCCGAATGATATTGCCATCCGCCTCAAGGGGCTTAAGAAGTCCTTTGGTCCCCAGAACGTCCTTTGCGATGTGAATCTGGATATCCGCCGTGGCGAAACCATGGTGATTATCGGTAAGTCCGGTGGCGGCAAGTCCGTTATTCTTAAGCACATGATTGGGCTTTTGCAGCCGGATGGTGGTGAAGTGACTGTGGACGGCGTTACCATCAGTACCCCGAAGTTTTTCGACACCCATACCATCCGTCGTAAAATGGGTATGCTGTTCCAGATGGGCGCCCTGTTCGACTCAATGAACACTGGCGAGAACATTGCCTTTGCCCTGCGTGAACATCATCCCGAAATGTCCGAAAAGGCAATCCAGGATGTAGTGACGGAAAAGCTCCAGATGATTAACCTGGTTCCGGAGTTCAGAACCAAGATGCCCTCTGAGTTGTCCGGCGGTATGCGTAAGCGCGTTGCTCTTGCTCGAGCCATTGCCTTGAATCCCGAAATTTTGCTCTACGACGAACCTACAACTGGTCTTGACCCCATTACCAGCGACGTGATTAACGATTTGATTCTGGATATG belongs to Fibrobacter sp. and includes:
- a CDS encoding ABC transporter ATP-binding protein; translation: MPNVKIDPNDIAIRLKGLKKSFGPQNVLCDVNLDIRRGETMVIIGKSGGGKSVILKHMIGLLQPDGGEVTVDGVTISTPKFFDTHTIRRKMGMLFQMGALFDSMNTGENIAFALREHHPEMSEKAIQDVVTEKLQMINLVPEFRTKMPSELSGGMRKRVALARAIALNPEILLYDEPTTGLDPITSDVINDLILDMQSKLGVTSVVVTHDMVSAFKVADRIAMLYNGRIIEVGTVDEIKNTSNPYVHQFITGQRKISVDEGHQD
- a CDS encoding ABC transporter permease produces the protein MSFFLRPFAWIGEIIVTGISNIGEVVCILLSTLKQLRYIHKNPDLIVKQMISIGVSSLPLLFVTSIFTGMVATVCAEFEFHNLVADKFVGTAACKMVLIELGPLLTAIVLSGRVGSAIAAELGSMKEKEELAAYTVLGLEPYRYLALPRFVAFITMIPCLTIISNALAIIGGWIVCVLGLDITTYTYVTGMQYLFDPMDLWSGVLKSFVFGTLIFLLGYYHGINAKAGAKGVGVATMSVVVSSCLMILISDFVVDAVLFF